The genomic segment CGCCATGAGCGTGGCGCGCGGCATGCCGTGGACGTTGACATGGCCCGCCGAGGTTGCGCTTGCGAGTGATGACTCGTCGGACGTGGCCTGGAAGGCCTTCGCTGAGGCGATCGATGCAAGGCAGCGCGGTGATCTCGATGCCGCTGTGCGACTGGGTGTGCTCGCCAGCGAGAAGATGTATGAGATTTCCGGAACCTGGGACGACCTCTGTCACATGTGGCCCACCGCCGTTGAGATTGCACTTGAGAACGGTGACAATGCGGCGGTCGAGACTCTGATCAGCCTCATCGAAGGCGAGTCGGGCCGCCCCGACCCCGATGGTGTGCGGATCCATCGCAAGCGAGTGGCAGGTCTCCTGGCCATCCGAGACGGCGAACCCGCCGAGGTTGTCGAGTCGACCCTGCGTGAGGCGATCGCCGAGTTCGAGACGTGGGGAGCAAAGCCGTACACCGCCAGGACACAGGTCGACCTGGGTAGGTGGCTCGTGGGTCAGGGGCGCCCCGATGAGGCGGCCCCGCTGTTCGACGCCGCCCGAGCAGCATTCGCCGAGCTCGGCGCTTCTACGTGGTCCGAGGCGCTAGAGCAGCAGTCGGCGCCGCTTTGACGTTTCCGACAGCAAAATCTGGGCTCGCGAGTCGGACAAGAACGCCGACCCCTAATCTGCTCCCATGACTTCTGCCCTTCACCCATGTGATCGGGTCGGCCTCGACTTCGTCGACTCCGCGCCCAACCGCTTCGCCAACTCCGTCGAGCTGAACATCACCCCGGAGCAGCTGTTCGAGGTACTCGCAGACGCTGACTCATGGCCGCGTTGGGCGAAGGTCATCACCAACGTCGAATGGACGACTCCGGAGCCGCGCGGCGTCGGTACGACGCGTCTCGTCACGATGCGCGGTGGGCTGCTCGGATCCGAGGAGTTCCTCGGCTGGGACGAGCACACCATGATGGCGTTCCGTTTCAACGAGGCCTCCGAGAAGCGGATCAAGGCATTCGCCGAGCGATACGACATCGTCCCGACGGCGTCAGGGTGCACGCTGACCTGGACACTCGCTCTCGAGGTGACAGGAATTGCCCGCCACACTCTCGGCGTGAGCAAGCCTGTGCTGAACGCGACCTTCCGTCGGTTCCTGAAGAACCTCCGCAAGTACACCGACGAGCGCTACGGGGCTTAGGTCAGTTCGGCTGGAGGCGCGGCCGTACGTTAAAGTTCCTGACGCACCGGGCGATTGGCGCAGTGGTAGCGCGCTTCGTTCACACCGAAGAGGTCACTGGTTCGAACCCAGTATCGCCCACCAACGTAACCGCAGGTCAGAGTACTTTCTGGCTTGCGGTTTGTTGCGTCAGCCGGAGGCTTTGGCCCGGTCGAAGGTCGAAGCGAACTCCTTCATGTCGCCGGCTTTGCCTTCGAGCTTGAACGTGCTGCCGTGCGAGCTGATTTCCATCACGCCGGCTGCACCCATGCGTTTGACCTCAAGGGAATCGATCTCGGCGAGCGGGACTGAGCTGAGGACCTCGGCGATCTCCTTGATCTGACCCATCATGCTCACCTTGACCTGCATGGTGACGAGGCTCGTGGCGGTCACGGCAACGGCACCGGGATTGCCGAGAACGAT from the Aeromicrobium panaciterrae genome contains:
- a CDS encoding SRPBCC family protein — encoded protein: MTSALHPCDRVGLDFVDSAPNRFANSVELNITPEQLFEVLADADSWPRWAKVITNVEWTTPEPRGVGTTRLVTMRGGLLGSEEFLGWDEHTMMAFRFNEASEKRIKAFAERYDIVPTASGCTLTWTLALEVTGIARHTLGVSKPVLNATFRRFLKNLRKYTDERYGA